Below is a window of Komagataella phaffii GS115 chromosome 1, complete sequence DNA.
TTAGCAATGGATCATACATCCAGTCAAGTTTATCATATTGGCCGGAAACAATGTTTGAGACCTTGTCACGACTTTCTCCTCCTAACTGCACTCGAGGATCTCCATGGTAAGAAAGAGAAGTGATCAGATGGAAAAGCTCTTCCTTACTCATTGAAAACTCAGTACCCCTGTCGGAGTTTAATAACAGCGATAGTTTGATCGCATTGATCAAATTAAACTGGTTCAGCAATTGAATATTTGGACTGTTTCTCATTATATTTATTGGTTTGTGCAGCCTTCCACTTAGATAGAAAGTGTCCCAATTGATTAAATCATTCATCAAATTGGTCATTGAGGTTACGCCATATTTTATCTGGCAACCTTCCATGTCCACATATGGATTGAAATAAACTCCAGCTCCTAAATCTTGGACCTTGCCTATTAACCCAGAACCGCCTAttctcaaaaaagaataatGCTCTGGAAACTGATGTAGGTTTAGTGCGTGCCAATGGTCTGGGTATGATACAGCGTATATCATATCCATCTGAGGTTTACtttctgaaactttttgattcGCTTGAGTAAATACACCGGAACCGTAACCCGCAGCAAATCTAATAGGTGCATTGAACTTCCATAGGACTTTCTGCAATGTCTCATTCTTATCGCTGGTGATTATCTGGTTCTCTCCAAATTTGTATGGTAACTGGCTACTCGTTTTCAATCCAGCGATATTCCGAAGATAATAATTGAAGTTTATGGGGGCATTCTTAAATTTTTTCAGGTTCTCGTCCAGAATTTTGAGCTGGTCAGCGCTTGTGGTGGAATTCGGGGTTTCATTTGATCGCAGCTTATTATTACGGATGATCAGCCTGTATCGTTTCACGGgtttgttcttcttgaaaatttcatccaaaACAATGGGGTCAATCTCTTTGGGCTTTGTAGAAGCAAAGCGGTATATTATCTTGCTTCTCATAGTAAGTCCAGGTgtggagaagaaagaagttaAGTGAGATAGCAGATGTCAGTTATAAAGAT
It encodes the following:
- a CDS encoding Mitochondrial protein involved in protein import into the mitochondrial matrix, producing the protein MRSKIIYRFASTKPKEIDPIVLDEIFKKNKPVKRYRLIIRNNKLRSNETPNSTTSADQLKILDENLKKFKNAPINFNYYLRNIAGLKTSSQLPYKFGENQIITSDKNETLQKVLWKFNAPIRFAAGYGSGVFTQANQKVSESKPQMDMIYAVSYPDHWHALNLHQFPEHYSFLRIGGSGLIGKVQDLGAGVYFNPYVDMEGCQIKYGVTSMTNLMNDLINWDTFYLSGRLHKPINIMRNSPNIQLLNQFNLINAIKLSLLLNSDRGTEFSMSKEELFHLITSLSYHGDPRVQLGGESRDKVSNIVSGQYDKLDWMYDPLLRSYFADVVQFETDSTFKVNLSTDAQSRMIVDLPKSFRKKIYAKYADKYSKEFSEDIIAQKLLNPIENVVAPELSDLSFIELQTISNSDLSKLPIQDYEYISNNIKCKSSFPLKIAEDENLKHNLYQALKETIYKPAFLQSVKGIATAGVTKSIKYAWAKRKKYNSSIN